A genomic stretch from Anaerolinea thermophila UNI-1 includes:
- a CDS encoding cyclase family protein encodes MPVLKFSRVVELSHPIHPEIPQWQGDPPVIFTPHTDIPSSGYFLRAFSMGEHSGTHLNAPASFITGGRGVDEIPAGQLLLPAVVISITEKARANPDYALSLEDITRWEQHHGEIPAGALVLLHTGWSQFWNDPQRYYGLDEQHNTHFPGFDTQCARFLMTQRGAAGLGCDTPGVEPAWDIHFSVNRCIAEHDGLALENLTNLQELPPIGAWVFIGRLALKDGSGSPICVLGLTP; translated from the coding sequence ATGCCCGTTCTGAAATTTTCCCGCGTGGTTGAATTGTCGCATCCCATTCATCCGGAGATCCCCCAATGGCAGGGAGATCCCCCCGTGATCTTCACCCCACACACGGATATTCCTTCTTCAGGATATTTCCTGCGCGCCTTCTCCATGGGTGAACACAGCGGGACGCATCTGAATGCACCTGCCAGTTTCATCACCGGCGGACGCGGGGTGGATGAAATTCCAGCCGGTCAATTGCTCCTGCCTGCGGTGGTCATCTCCATCACCGAGAAAGCCCGGGCAAACCCGGATTATGCACTCTCCCTTGAGGATATTACACGGTGGGAACAACACCACGGAGAAATTCCCGCAGGCGCACTGGTGCTGTTGCATACCGGCTGGTCACAATTCTGGAACGACCCACAACGCTACTATGGTTTGGATGAGCAACACAACACGCATTTCCCGGGATTTGACACACAATGCGCCCGTTTCCTCATGACCCAACGAGGAGCGGCAGGACTGGGTTGTGATACGCCGGGTGTAGAACCCGCCTGGGACATCCATTTCAGCGTCAATCGTTGTATTGCCGAGCATGACGGGCTGGCGCTGGAAAACCTCACCAACCTGCAAGAATTGCCACCCATTGGCGCCTGGGTGTTCATCGGGCGACTGGCTCTCAAAGACGGAAGCGGTTCTCCGATTTGTGTGCTGGGACTGACCCCTTGA
- a CDS encoding sensor domain-containing diguanylate cyclase, which produces MRLRVLPPPFYRSLRLQMMAWLGTLLLVVFVVMGYLIYTFLRMHQESLWSAHLQDINRQAVSNIESYLRVYERALRTLSVLNPQDEHTFAAAQQILKEYTAFKEIVWVDEAGRVILHEASGAPIMGNLFTVRQSLWFQTALRGERYLSGAQPVENEGFILLMALPGERGGVLAGVISLDTLQHGVKPYSSDPLVNTWIVDQNGEILVHPDLDWIRVSIREKPLYVGLNLKGAVGWSGRVTGLRGEEVLLVAAPVGETSWIVFSEVPFSRVRSASWQAVFVLGVGILMFIIGIAFWSRWYLKLLIFTPLSNLRQAIGQMERGECNINLNLDREDELGDLASAFQTMFQQIQEREAQLEERHQALELETARRKHAMLELQRMAEQLEERVKVRTAELEREIAERRQTEQELRLNLQRLELLNRLLNVHNPENMLEEMCRVLAQALNASLTLLLIREHSNARLQVRGAFLQGEASLMERMDQQSDALFRVFHGNHNRVSSIAISRLDSQPPFLSELVNLQVEHLLLLRQTPAGAAEAFLVVGRGRHQPFEPVEIQTLEVVASGVLQVIELALLYASLNDELTERRRIETLLVHQNTRDTLTGLYNRRVFEERIGYRAPHTMPVCLIVLDLDHLKRVNDTFGHTSGDEYIRLVAQAIQASVRSEDMAARIGGDEFVVILNGADESAGEAVMQRIQESLQSMLDPQNPVARMVRVSMGLAVSQPGEPLLETYRRADTAMYAQKQAHRREETADYL; this is translated from the coding sequence ATGCGCTTAAGAGTCTTACCTCCCCCTTTCTATCGTTCCCTCCGCCTGCAAATGATGGCGTGGCTGGGAACGCTGTTGCTGGTTGTGTTTGTGGTGATGGGGTATCTGATATATACCTTCCTGCGCATGCATCAGGAAAGTTTATGGAGCGCGCACCTTCAGGATATTAACAGACAGGCAGTCTCAAATATCGAATCCTATTTAAGAGTGTATGAACGAGCGTTAAGGACTCTCTCTGTCTTAAATCCCCAGGATGAACATACCTTTGCTGCCGCACAACAAATTTTGAAAGAGTACACAGCGTTTAAGGAAATTGTCTGGGTGGATGAAGCCGGCAGGGTGATTCTCCATGAGGCTTCCGGTGCGCCCATCATGGGCAATCTCTTTACCGTTCGTCAGTCGCTCTGGTTTCAGACCGCTCTGCGGGGAGAGCGTTATCTCAGTGGTGCTCAACCTGTGGAAAATGAGGGCTTCATCTTGTTAATGGCGCTTCCGGGTGAGCGCGGGGGAGTGCTTGCCGGAGTGATTTCCCTGGATACCTTACAGCATGGGGTCAAACCTTACTCATCTGACCCGTTGGTTAACACCTGGATTGTCGACCAGAACGGCGAGATTCTGGTGCATCCTGACCTGGATTGGATTCGGGTTTCTATTCGTGAAAAGCCTCTTTACGTGGGCTTAAACCTGAAAGGTGCTGTGGGGTGGAGTGGTAGAGTTACCGGTCTGCGTGGAGAGGAAGTCCTCTTGGTGGCTGCGCCTGTGGGAGAGACTTCGTGGATTGTATTCTCTGAAGTTCCTTTCTCCAGGGTACGTTCGGCTTCTTGGCAAGCGGTGTTTGTTCTGGGAGTCGGAATTCTGATGTTTATCATTGGAATTGCTTTTTGGAGCAGATGGTATTTGAAATTATTGATTTTCACTCCTCTGTCCAATCTCCGTCAGGCCATTGGGCAGATGGAGCGTGGAGAGTGCAACATTAATTTGAATCTGGACAGAGAAGATGAACTGGGCGATCTTGCCAGCGCTTTCCAAACCATGTTCCAGCAGATTCAAGAACGCGAAGCGCAACTGGAAGAACGCCATCAGGCCCTGGAACTGGAAACTGCGCGTCGCAAACATGCCATGCTGGAACTTCAGCGCATGGCAGAGCAATTGGAAGAACGGGTGAAAGTGCGCACGGCAGAACTGGAACGCGAGATTGCCGAACGCCGTCAAACCGAACAGGAATTGCGTTTGAACCTTCAACGTCTGGAATTGTTAAATCGCTTACTGAACGTACATAACCCCGAGAACATGCTGGAGGAAATGTGCCGGGTGCTGGCACAGGCGTTGAATGCCTCGCTGACCCTGTTGTTGATTCGGGAGCATTCCAACGCGCGATTGCAGGTCAGAGGCGCTTTTCTCCAGGGGGAAGCCTCGCTCATGGAACGCATGGATCAACAATCGGACGCGTTGTTCCGCGTCTTTCATGGAAACCATAACCGGGTGAGTTCCATTGCCATTTCAAGGCTGGACAGCCAGCCTCCATTCCTGAGCGAACTGGTGAACTTACAGGTGGAACATCTGTTACTTCTTCGTCAGACTCCAGCGGGAGCGGCAGAAGCCTTTCTGGTAGTAGGGAGAGGCAGGCATCAACCCTTTGAGCCAGTGGAGATTCAAACCCTGGAGGTGGTTGCCAGCGGGGTGCTTCAGGTGATTGAACTTGCCCTGTTGTACGCCTCCCTCAATGATGAACTGACTGAACGGCGGCGCATTGAAACACTGCTGGTACATCAAAATACCCGCGATACCCTCACCGGGTTATACAACCGTCGGGTCTTTGAAGAGCGCATCGGTTACCGCGCGCCGCACACGATGCCGGTATGTCTGATTGTCCTGGATTTAGACCATCTGAAGCGGGTCAATGACACCTTTGGACATACCAGCGGGGATGAGTACATCCGCCTGGTAGCGCAAGCCATTCAAGCCAGTGTGCGCTCGGAAGACATGGCAGCACGGATAGGGGGAGATGAGTTTGTGGTGATTCTGAATGGTGCAGATGAGTCCGCCGGCGAAGCGGTGATGCAACGTATTCAAGAGTCGCTTCAATCCATGCTCGATCCTCAGAATCCTGTAGCACGCATGGTTCGTGTGTCTATGGGACTGGCGGTGTCTCAACCGGGCGAACCTTTGCTGGAGACTTACCGGCGCGCCGACACGGCAATGTATGCTCAGAAGCAGGCGCATCGCCGCGAAGAAACGGCAGATTACCTGTAG
- a CDS encoding ABC transporter substrate-binding protein, with translation MLQKFEQEHGVKVHYRTYDSLEEAVSVIRAGERVDVANLDVRYIPALKEAGLLLPLRQDRLPNYKNISADFRFLVFDPENHYSIPYNWGITGLLVRIDLLPRPVSRWSDLWDITLTPQVALYRGEKRELAGIALKSLGYSVNTENPVELEQAFQRLAELKQRAVFIEDLGLTSPLELVLEGETPLAMAFAYDWVEAEQQTGEVTMVLPEEGALLWYESFVIPRSCADQDAAELFLNYLMRPEIAAEIADFNHYATPNVAAWELIAPQVRQNPLIFPDNTILERSEMILPLSPQGESFHDELWQRYIDTP, from the coding sequence GTGTTGCAAAAATTTGAACAGGAACATGGGGTGAAGGTGCATTATCGCACCTATGATTCTCTCGAAGAAGCCGTGTCGGTGATTCGTGCAGGAGAGCGGGTGGATGTTGCTAATCTGGATGTGCGTTATATCCCTGCTCTGAAGGAAGCAGGACTGTTGCTTCCTCTTCGGCAGGATCGCCTGCCCAACTACAAGAATATTTCGGCAGACTTTCGTTTTCTGGTTTTTGACCCGGAAAATCATTACTCCATTCCGTACAACTGGGGTATTACCGGCTTACTGGTGCGCATCGATTTGCTCCCCCGCCCGGTAAGCCGCTGGAGCGATTTATGGGATATTACCCTTACTCCCCAGGTTGCCCTGTATCGTGGGGAAAAACGGGAACTGGCAGGCATAGCGCTGAAATCCCTCGGGTATTCGGTGAATACCGAAAACCCGGTAGAACTGGAACAAGCCTTTCAACGTTTGGCGGAGTTGAAACAGCGGGCAGTGTTTATTGAAGATTTGGGCTTGACCTCTCCGCTGGAACTGGTGCTGGAAGGGGAAACACCTCTTGCCATGGCATTTGCTTACGATTGGGTGGAGGCGGAGCAGCAAACTGGTGAAGTCACGATGGTGCTTCCTGAAGAAGGCGCGTTGTTATGGTATGAAAGTTTTGTCATTCCGCGTTCATGTGCTGATCAGGATGCGGCTGAGTTGTTCCTGAATTACCTCATGCGTCCTGAAATTGCGGCTGAAATTGCCGATTTCAATCATTACGCCACCCCAAACGTCGCGGCGTGGGAGTTGATTGCTCCGCAGGTTCGTCAGAATCCTCTCATTTTCCCTGACAATACCATTCTTGAACGTTCTGAGATGATATTACCGCTCTCCCCACAGGGGGAAAGTTTCCACGACGAACTCTGGCAGCGGTATATAGACACCCCATGA
- a CDS encoding HAD family hydrolase translates to MNWKAFIFDMDGTLLDNMAFHIEIWREFLHSLGVKLDEKEFLQRAVGRTNADILRDFVNPDLSDEEIRALGKQKEALYRSRFRPLMREVPGLTRLLARAKQKGIRIALATSAGVENARFVLEGLDIESYFDVLVTGDQVTQGKPHPEIFLKAAERLSIHPSEGLVFEDSPLGLEAAHRAGMASIALSTTYPPEHLMTLPGVLAVVPDYDTLFLRDGHLGEFFHSFSG, encoded by the coding sequence ATGAACTGGAAAGCCTTTATTTTTGACATGGATGGAACCCTGCTGGACAACATGGCGTTCCACATCGAGATTTGGCGGGAGTTTTTACACTCTTTAGGAGTAAAACTGGACGAAAAAGAGTTTCTACAGCGGGCAGTCGGTAGAACAAATGCCGACATCCTGCGCGATTTTGTCAATCCTGATTTGAGCGATGAGGAGATTCGTGCACTTGGAAAACAAAAAGAAGCCCTTTATCGCTCTCGTTTTCGCCCGCTGATGAGAGAAGTGCCCGGCCTGACCCGCTTGCTGGCTCGGGCAAAGCAGAAAGGTATCCGGATCGCTTTAGCCACCAGCGCAGGCGTGGAAAATGCCCGTTTTGTACTGGAAGGGCTGGATATTGAATCATATTTTGACGTACTGGTCACCGGCGATCAGGTGACGCAGGGGAAACCGCATCCGGAAATTTTCCTCAAAGCCGCCGAGCGGCTGTCCATTCATCCTTCGGAAGGGCTTGTGTTTGAAGACTCTCCGCTGGGGCTGGAAGCCGCCCATCGCGCGGGCATGGCGAGTATTGCCCTTTCCACCACATACCCACCGGAGCACCTGATGACTCTGCCGGGCGTTCTGGCGGTAGTTCCGGATTATGATACGCTCTTCCTTCGTGACGGTCATTTGGGGGAATTTTTCCATTCATTTTCGGGTTAA